The sequence AACAGTGCTAGCGCTTCTTCCAATTAATAGCGCAATTTTTCGTAAACTTAGCCCCTCTAAGAGATATTTCCGTATACAACACCTCTCTTCTATGGTAAGATGTTTATAGTTCATACGATTTTCCTCCGTAGTTTTGTAGTCTAGCAACTTCATTCTACACGAATTTCGTATGAACTTCTATCTCCTTATTACCTGTTGCACTTAATAGTATAATTCACCCCCCTGGCCTCTCGTTACTGTGTGATGAGCTCGTCTCCGAAGATCTCCCGGGCTCCCTCCCGGGGACAGGCCTCCGGGTCCAGCAGATAATACATCACCTGATACCTCAGCTCCACCGCCGCCTCCGGCAACAGGCTCCGGGTCCGGCAGCCCTCCAGGGGTCTGCCTCCCAGCCTGTCATAAAAGCCCATGCGCCTGACGGCCAGATGCCGGGCCTCTCCCTCCGGCAGGCAGTCCTCGGTGAGACACTCCCAGATGAGGCCCTTTTTGCCTCTTGCCCCGGCTTCCTCCAGCGCCCTTTGCCACAGCAGCCTGCCCAGACCGCCGCAGCGGCGGCGGGGCTCCACAGCCAAAAACATCATGTAGGCCCAGCCCGGGGAAAACTTCAGACACACGGTGCCCGCCAGGGCGCCCTGGTCCTCCAGAGCCAGCAGCAAAAAGGGCTCCATCCGGAGAAAGTCGTATATCCAGGCGGGGTTCACCCCGTCAAAGCATTTCCCCAGCAGGTCCAGCCATTCCCTCAGAAGGGGATAGGAGGGGTCTATCTTCACGCAGTTCATTTGGCAGCCTCCAGCCGGGCCTTGATCTCCTCAAAGGTCAGGCCGTCTATCTCCAGCTTTTTGTCTCTGGACTTGTGGCCGGACACCAGCCTGATGCGGCTCTTGTTCACCTCCAGCCTGTCGGAGAGAAATTTGACGAGGGCCTGATTGGCGGCGCCCTCCACGGGAGGGGCGGTCAGCTTGATGCAGAACACTTCTCCCTTCAGTTCCTGAAACATGTTTTTGGAGCCCCTGGGGCTCAGACGGACTTGTATTATCATAGGCTTGTTGTCAGACTGACGGTCTTTGTGGTATAATTAAGGTATGAACAACAGATCGTCACAAGTAATAGGCGTCATCGTATTCTTTCTGGGCATAGCCATACTGGCTGCGGTGGCGTATATGGTATTTCTCATATTCCTGAGCGAAGAGCCGGCTGTCACTCAGCTCCTCAACGACAGCAAGACCCCTCTGGCCAACCTGCTGTCATCCTGGGCCGCCAATACTCTCGTCAAGATAGTGATGCTCATATTTATGACGGCGGCAGGTTCCCTGATCGCCGACAAGGGCATCAAGATGTATTTCGGCCCCCGGGAAAAGTGATCAGGCTCTCCGCGCCATCAGCCGGTTGAGAGCCACACAGACAGCTATGGTGATCAGGATATCGGGCAGAGTGTTGCCCACGCATATATCCAGAGTCATCAGATATCGGTATATCCCAAACCCCAGCA is a genomic window of Abditibacteriota bacterium containing:
- a CDS encoding DUF167 domain-containing protein, with translation MIIQVRLSPRGSKNMFQELKGEVFCIKLTAPPVEGAANQALVKFLSDRLEVNKSRIRLVSGHKSRDKKLEIDGLTFEEIKARLEAAK
- a CDS encoding helix-turn-helix domain-containing protein, with translation MNYKHLTIEERCCIRKYLLEGLSLRKIALLIGRSASTV
- a CDS encoding GNAT family N-acetyltransferase yields the protein MNCVKIDPSYPLLREWLDLLGKCFDGVNPAWIYDFLRMEPFLLLALEDQGALAGTVCLKFSPGWAYMMFLAVEPRRRCGGLGRLLWQRALEEAGARGKKGLIWECLTEDCLPEGEARHLAVRRMGFYDRLGGRPLEGCRTRSLLPEAAVELRYQVMYYLLDPEACPREGAREIFGDELITQ